Proteins from a genomic interval of Neisseria arctica:
- a CDS encoding putrescine aminotransferase: MQKTSPASRNLDEAYLEASRMLDIVNTPEEQLNDEQRHWVSSQVAENFANHVNRGFLNYRKSVTETTDFALTDWCGEGSILRDIMGREYIDMLGGFGLYSPGIRHPKIVAAVKAQLDRSPQYSQEMLDPLRGQLAKVLAKLTPGNLQYGFFANSGTEAVDGAMKLAKLYTGRRGFISTTGGFHGKSLGALSLLGKFVYREPLLPLLGGIRHVPYGDADAVEQLLRIADSVGSMDVAAVVAEPVQGEAGAIVPPDDYWPRLREICSRYGVLLIADEVQTGFGRTGKVFGVDHWGVTPDIICFGKALGGGVVPMSGFFSSAEIWACLEPNPFMHTTTTGGNPLACAAALAGISVMLEENLPQQAAEKGEYLMKKIGMLRNKYPHILKDIRGKGLLLAMVFENDEIGYKVVSGLFKRNVLTSGTLNNSSVVRLEPALNISYELLDEVLLRLEDTLKSVSEAV, from the coding sequence ATGCAGAAAACCAGCCCAGCCAGCAGAAACCTTGATGAGGCTTACCTTGAAGCCAGCCGTATGCTGGATATTGTCAATACACCCGAGGAGCAATTGAATGACGAACAGCGCCATTGGGTATCTTCTCAAGTAGCCGAAAATTTTGCCAACCACGTTAACCGCGGCTTTTTGAATTATCGAAAATCAGTAACCGAAACTACGGATTTTGCGCTTACCGATTGGTGCGGCGAAGGTTCGATATTACGCGATATTATGGGGCGCGAATATATCGATATGCTCGGAGGATTCGGGCTTTATAGCCCGGGTATCCGTCATCCTAAAATTGTTGCAGCTGTCAAAGCCCAGCTTGACCGAAGCCCGCAATACAGTCAGGAAATGCTTGATCCCTTGCGAGGGCAGTTGGCTAAAGTATTAGCCAAACTGACTCCGGGAAATCTGCAATACGGATTTTTTGCCAATAGCGGCACCGAGGCGGTGGATGGGGCGATGAAACTGGCCAAGCTTTATACGGGACGGCGCGGTTTTATCTCGACTACCGGCGGCTTTCATGGCAAATCTTTAGGTGCGCTTTCGCTGTTGGGTAAGTTTGTTTACCGCGAGCCTTTGCTCCCTCTGCTGGGCGGTATCCGCCATGTACCATACGGTGATGCCGATGCGGTGGAGCAACTTTTGCGTATCGCCGATTCGGTAGGCAGTATGGATGTGGCGGCCGTTGTGGCAGAACCCGTGCAGGGAGAGGCCGGAGCGATTGTTCCGCCTGACGACTATTGGCCTCGATTGCGCGAAATATGTAGCCGTTATGGCGTCTTGCTGATTGCCGATGAGGTGCAAACCGGTTTTGGCCGCACCGGTAAAGTATTCGGTGTAGATCACTGGGGGGTAACGCCCGATATCATTTGTTTCGGCAAAGCCTTGGGCGGTGGCGTAGTACCGATGTCCGGCTTTTTCTCTAGCGCTGAAATTTGGGCATGTCTCGAACCCAATCCGTTCATGCATACCACTACTACGGGCGGTAACCCGTTGGCTTGTGCCGCTGCGCTAGCCGGAATCAGTGTTATGCTCGAAGAAAACCTACCTCAGCAGGCAGCGGAAAAAGGCGAGTACCTGATGAAGAAAATCGGTATGTTGCGCAACAAATATCCGCATATTTTGAAAGATATCCGCGGTAAAGGCTTATTGCTTGCTATGGTGTTTGAAAACGATGAGATCGGCTATAAAGTGGTTTCGGGTTTGTTCAAGCGCAATGTGTTGACTTCGGGTACGCTGAATAATTCTTCAGTCGTTCGTCTTGAGCCCGCACTCAATATTTCTTACGAATTACTCGATGAAGTGTTGTTACGGTTGGAAGATACGCTTAAAAGCGTCAGCGAAGCGGTTTAA
- a CDS encoding aminobutyraldehyde dehydrogenase produces MEYKLWINGAWQNGADTIAVENPATGETVAQVAVAGEKEVNAAVSAAKEAFEDGRWSKLSPGERSAVLWKMADIVEERSDELAKIESEDSGKPYEFVSKGGDLPFVADNLRFFATAARDIHGSRAGEYNPAYTSMLRREPCGVTAGIAPWNYPLLMAAWKIGPALAAGCTSVIKPSELTPRTALLLGEIAQEAGLPDGVLNIITGAAETGKAIVAHHDIQMVSLTGSSDTGKFIMRSAADTLKRVHLELGGKAPLIVLADADIEKAAEKAVFGGFFNSGQDCTAATRLLVHESVVEQFTEALLAAAKNFKVGLPFEADTMMGSLISAKQLERVSGFVERAKAAGAKALFGGHTLDFGGGHYYSPTILSGVEQTAEIVQNEVFGPVMTLQTFKNDEEALHMANDVRFGLASSVFTADVARAMNFSANLRFGTVWVNDHLPLTSETPHGGFKQSGFGKDLSAEAVGDYLITKHVMVAL; encoded by the coding sequence ATGGAATATAAATTATGGATTAATGGTGCGTGGCAGAATGGTGCAGATACAATTGCTGTCGAAAATCCGGCTACGGGCGAGACTGTAGCACAAGTGGCAGTAGCGGGAGAGAAAGAAGTTAACGCTGCGGTGTCTGCGGCTAAAGAAGCATTTGAAGACGGTCGTTGGAGCAAGCTCAGCCCGGGAGAGCGTTCGGCCGTATTGTGGAAAATGGCGGATATCGTTGAAGAGCGTAGTGACGAGTTGGCAAAAATCGAAAGTGAAGACAGCGGTAAACCTTACGAATTTGTCAGCAAAGGAGGGGATTTACCCTTTGTGGCAGACAATTTGCGCTTTTTTGCTACTGCCGCACGCGATATCCATGGCAGCCGTGCGGGTGAGTATAATCCCGCGTATACCTCGATGTTGAGAAGAGAGCCATGCGGTGTAACAGCAGGTATTGCGCCGTGGAATTATCCACTGCTGATGGCAGCTTGGAAAATAGGCCCGGCATTGGCCGCAGGTTGTACTTCCGTTATTAAGCCTTCCGAGCTTACCCCGCGTACCGCATTATTATTGGGAGAAATTGCTCAAGAAGCCGGTTTGCCTGACGGTGTGCTGAATATTATTACCGGAGCCGCAGAAACGGGTAAAGCGATTGTGGCTCACCATGATATCCAAATGGTAAGTTTAACCGGCTCCAGCGATACCGGAAAATTTATTATGCGCTCGGCGGCAGATACCCTTAAGCGCGTACATTTGGAACTAGGCGGAAAAGCTCCCTTGATTGTTTTGGCGGATGCCGATATTGAAAAGGCAGCAGAAAAAGCAGTGTTCGGCGGATTTTTCAATTCAGGGCAGGATTGTACTGCTGCTACGCGTCTTTTAGTGCATGAATCTGTTGTGGAACAGTTTACTGAAGCACTGCTGGCTGCAGCGAAAAACTTTAAAGTAGGCTTGCCCTTTGAAGCTGATACTATGATGGGATCGTTGATTTCAGCCAAGCAGCTGGAGCGGGTATCCGGTTTTGTCGAGCGTGCCAAAGCGGCAGGTGCAAAAGCATTGTTCGGCGGACACACGCTTGATTTTGGGGGCGGTCATTATTACAGCCCGACTATTCTCAGCGGCGTGGAGCAAACTGCTGAAATTGTGCAAAACGAAGTATTCGGCCCGGTAATGACCTTGCAAACATTCAAGAATGATGAAGAGGCATTGCATATGGCCAATGATGTGCGCTTTGGTTTGGCTTCATCGGTATTCACAGCTGATGTGGCCCGCGCTATGAATTTTTCAGCTAATTTACGCTTTGGCACGGTATGGGTAAATGATCATTTGCCGTTGACTTCTGAAACACCGCATGGTGGGTTCAAGCAATCCGGTTTTGGTAAGGATTTATCGGCTGAAGCAGTGGGAGATTATCTCATTACCAAACATGTAATGGTCGCTTTGTAG
- a CDS encoding S-methyl-5'-thioinosine phosphorylase, which yields MIAIIGGSGLTRLPEMHITHREIVRTPYGLPSSPLMQGTLGSHQIVFLARHGLNHTLAPHEINYRANIWALHSLGVQSIVSVGSVTSLNSNIEPGSLVVPDDIIDYTSGRVSTFFEGADQEVVHTDFTHPYDRKFRVGLIKHAETHGTPVISSAVYGCIEGPRLPTRAEARRFRNDGADIIGMTGMPEAVLARELNIAYAHLCGVIGMTGFNDGHTSSPDFRSRQTHQAIEKIRLLLTDL from the coding sequence ATGATCGCCATCATCGGCGGCAGCGGACTCACCCGCCTGCCCGAAATGCACATTACCCACCGCGAAATTGTCCGCACACCTTACGGCCTGCCCAGCAGTCCGCTCATGCAAGGCACACTCGGCAGCCACCAAATCGTATTTCTCGCCCGCCACGGCCTCAACCATACTTTGGCGCCTCACGAAATAAACTACCGCGCCAATATTTGGGCATTACACTCTTTAGGTGTTCAAAGTATCGTTTCCGTAGGTTCGGTAACCAGCCTTAATTCCAACATCGAACCCGGCTCGCTGGTAGTACCTGACGATATTATCGACTATACCTCGGGCCGCGTATCTACCTTTTTCGAAGGTGCCGACCAAGAAGTCGTGCATACCGACTTTACTCACCCTTACGACCGAAAATTCCGTGTCGGCCTGATCAAACATGCGGAAACACATGGAACACCTGTTATCAGCAGTGCTGTATACGGCTGCATCGAAGGCCCTCGCCTGCCTACTCGTGCCGAAGCACGGCGCTTTAGAAACGACGGCGCAGACATTATCGGTATGACCGGCATGCCCGAAGCCGTGTTAGCGCGCGAACTCAACATAGCCTATGCCCACTTGTGCGGTGTAATCGGCATGACGGGCTTTAATGACGGCCATACGTCTTCACCCGATTTCCGTAGCCGCCAAACCCATCAGGCCATCGAAAAAATCCGCCTTCTGCTTACCGATTTGTAA
- the trmD gene encoding tRNA (guanosine(37)-N1)-methyltransferase TrmD, translating into MLIQAITLFPEMFDSITCHGVTGRALKQNLWQFNVINPRSFADNKLGYIDDRPFGGGPGMIMMAPPLAAALNAAKAQNSQGKVIYLSPQGTPLTHAKACELATEKHLILLCGRYEGIDDRLLQQEVDEEICIGDFVVSGGELPAMMLMDAVLRLLPGVLGDSRSAEQDSFADGLLDCPHYTRPIEFQGMAVPEVLRSGNHALIAEWRLKQALQRTLARRPDLLEKRELTPQESRLLQEIKQEERESHYNLGN; encoded by the coding sequence ATGCTCATTCAAGCAATTACCCTCTTTCCGGAAATGTTCGACAGCATCACATGCCATGGCGTAACCGGAAGAGCACTAAAGCAAAATTTATGGCAATTCAATGTCATAAACCCGCGCAGTTTTGCCGATAACAAACTTGGCTATATTGACGACAGGCCTTTCGGCGGCGGACCTGGCATGATTATGATGGCCCCCCCCCTAGCCGCAGCCCTCAACGCAGCGAAAGCACAAAATAGCCAAGGCAAAGTAATTTACCTCAGCCCGCAAGGAACACCGCTTACCCACGCCAAAGCGTGTGAACTGGCTACTGAAAAACATCTTATCTTGCTATGCGGCCGCTACGAAGGCATAGATGATAGGCTGTTGCAACAAGAAGTAGATGAAGAAATCTGTATCGGCGATTTTGTCGTCTCAGGCGGAGAGCTTCCCGCCATGATGTTGATGGATGCAGTATTACGGCTCTTACCCGGCGTGTTGGGTGACAGCAGATCCGCCGAACAAGACTCTTTTGCCGACGGCCTGCTTGATTGCCCACACTATACCCGCCCTATTGAATTTCAGGGTATGGCAGTACCGGAAGTTTTACGCTCTGGTAACCATGCACTGATAGCCGAGTGGCGTCTCAAGCAGGCGTTACAACGCACCTTAGCGCGCCGCCCTGATTTACTGGAAAAGCGCGAATTAACCCCACAGGAATCTAGGCTCTTGCAGGAAATTAAGCAAGAGGAACGAGAATCCCATTATAATTTAGGAAATTAA
- the rpsP gene encoding 30S ribosomal protein S16 yields MVVIRLARGGSKHRPFYNVVVADSRNRRDGRFIERVGFYNPVANEKQERVRLNAERLNHWLGQGAQMSDAVAKLVKEQKAAA; encoded by the coding sequence ATGGTAGTTATCCGCTTAGCCCGTGGTGGCTCAAAACACCGTCCGTTTTACAACGTAGTAGTTGCAGATTCACGCAACCGCCGCGACGGCCGTTTCATTGAGCGCGTAGGCTTCTACAACCCCGTAGCCAATGAAAAACAAGAACGCGTACGTTTGAACGCAGAACGCTTAAACCACTGGTTGGGCCAAGGCGCACAAATGAGCGACGCCGTAGCCAAATTAGTCAAAGAACAAAAAGCTGCCGCCTAA
- the mog gene encoding molybdopterin adenylyltransferase, with protein MQTVTIGLISTSDRASSGVYTDEGIPALKNWLEQAVRNPIRFIEALIPDDQAEIENTLCRMADHDQCDLIFTTGGTGPAPRDVTPEATLAVIDKEMPGFGEQMRQISLYYVPTAILSRQTAGIRGRSLIVNLPGRPKAIAETLGGVRNPVGDIQVHGLFSAIPYCIDLIGGAFIETHPDICQAFRPKQK; from the coding sequence ATGCAAACCGTTACCATCGGCCTGATTTCCACCAGTGACCGCGCCAGCAGTGGCGTTTACACCGATGAAGGCATCCCCGCACTGAAAAACTGGCTGGAACAGGCAGTTCGCAACCCTATCCGTTTTATTGAAGCCCTCATTCCCGACGATCAAGCCGAAATTGAAAACACCTTGTGCCGCATGGCTGATCACGACCAGTGCGACCTCATATTTACAACCGGCGGCACAGGCCCCGCCCCGCGTGATGTCACGCCTGAAGCTACCCTTGCCGTTATCGACAAAGAAATGCCCGGTTTCGGCGAACAAATGCGCCAAATCAGCCTATATTATGTGCCGACTGCTATCTTGTCCCGCCAAACAGCAGGCATTCGCGGCCGCAGCCTGATTGTCAACCTGCCTGGAAGACCGAAAGCAATTGCCGAAACCCTAGGCGGCGTGCGTAACCCGGTCGGAGATATCCAAGTGCACGGTCTATTCAGCGCCATTCCTTACTGCATTGATTTAATCGGCGGTGCATTTATCGAAACCCACCCAGATATCTGCCAAGCATTCCGCCCCAAACAAAAATAA
- a CDS encoding RNA methyltransferase, protein MMNKPTVPDYLDNIHIILARTSHPANIGSAARAMKTMGLGRLTLVAPQLIATPMTPEPPVFDSANVQNFVLPEESFVLASGAADVLERARIVADLSEALAETTLSCALTSRKRELTSPLQTPRALVPELLQAAHSGQQVALVFGNETFGLSIEEVQQCNRLMTINGNPDYFSLNLAQAVQVVCYELFSQVDMPMTHLEQENRPATHSQVAGMVAHMESVMDEVGFFNRRNGERLMRRMQNLFSRANMETEDIDILRGFFNTVTRRLK, encoded by the coding sequence ATGATGAATAAACCGACAGTTCCCGATTATCTCGACAATATCCATATTATTTTGGCGCGTACCAGCCATCCGGCCAATATAGGATCCGCAGCGCGCGCGATGAAAACCATGGGTTTGGGACGACTGACACTGGTAGCGCCGCAATTGATTGCAACGCCGATGACGCCCGAGCCGCCTGTGTTTGATTCCGCCAATGTGCAAAACTTTGTTTTGCCCGAAGAAAGTTTTGTGTTGGCTTCGGGGGCGGCAGACGTATTAGAGAGGGCGAGGATAGTAGCTGATTTGAGTGAAGCCTTGGCAGAAACTACTTTGAGCTGCGCCCTTACCAGCCGCAAGCGCGAATTGACCTCGCCGCTGCAAACTCCGCGGGCATTGGTGCCCGAGTTGTTGCAGGCGGCACATTCGGGACAGCAGGTAGCGTTGGTGTTTGGCAATGAAACGTTCGGTTTGAGTATCGAAGAAGTGCAGCAGTGCAACCGGTTGATGACGATTAACGGCAATCCCGATTATTTTTCACTCAATCTAGCCCAAGCCGTGCAGGTGGTCTGCTATGAGCTTTTCAGTCAGGTCGATATGCCGATGACGCATCTCGAACAGGAAAACCGCCCTGCTACGCATAGCCAGGTCGCTGGTATGGTGGCGCACATGGAGAGCGTGATGGATGAAGTCGGCTTTTTTAACCGCCGCAACGGTGAAAGATTAATGCGGCGTATGCAGAATTTATTTAGCCGTGCCAATATGGAAACAGAAGATATTGATATTTTGCGCGGATTTTTTAATACGGTAACGCGCCGTTTGAAATAG
- a CDS encoding inositol monophosphatase family protein, with translation MNPILNTAFKAARKAGDMMIRASSNLDAIKIDSKAFNDFVSDVDRTSEALILDTLFYSYPDHLIRSEEGGYFRASKTREGLQIEQIAAADVPATPEYEWVIDPLDGTTNYLHGHPQYAVSMALLHKGKLQEALVFAPERNDCYMASRGQGALLNDRRIRVSNRIEMNRCLMGTGFPVVDQSIMDTYLAILKDFLAKTAGARREGSAALDLCAVASGRLDGFFEFNLKPWDIAAGALLVQEAGGIVTDMHGNEGWLESGDIVAANPKVLAQMLQTIAPHL, from the coding sequence ATGAATCCTATTTTAAATACAGCCTTCAAAGCCGCCCGAAAAGCCGGCGATATGATGATTCGCGCTTCATCCAACTTAGATGCCATCAAAATCGACAGCAAGGCGTTTAACGATTTTGTTTCCGATGTTGACCGTACTTCAGAAGCCCTGATTCTCGACACCCTGTTTTACAGCTATCCCGACCACCTCATCCGCAGCGAAGAAGGCGGTTACTTCCGTGCCAGCAAAACCAGAGAAGGTCTGCAAATCGAACAAATAGCCGCCGCAGACGTACCTGCCACTCCCGAATACGAATGGGTGATTGATCCACTGGACGGCACTACCAACTATCTGCACGGTCACCCTCAATATGCTGTTTCTATGGCACTGCTGCACAAAGGCAAATTACAAGAAGCTTTGGTATTCGCCCCAGAACGCAACGACTGCTACATGGCTTCGCGCGGCCAAGGCGCACTTCTGAACGACCGCCGCATCCGTGTATCCAACCGCATCGAAATGAACCGCTGCCTGATGGGCACAGGCTTTCCGGTGGTCGATCAAAGCATAATGGATACCTACCTGGCTATCTTGAAAGATTTTCTTGCCAAAACCGCCGGCGCCCGCCGCGAAGGCTCTGCTGCCTTGGATTTATGCGCCGTAGCCAGCGGCCGTTTGGACGGTTTCTTCGAATTTAACCTAAAACCTTGGGATATCGCAGCCGGCGCTCTGTTGGTACAGGAAGCGGGCGGTATCGTTACCGATATGCATGGTAACGAAGGCTGGCTGGAAAGCGGTGATATCGTTGCCGCCAATCCGAAAGTACTGGCGCAAATGCTGCAAACCATCGCACCACACCTGTAA
- the rplS gene encoding 50S ribosomal protein L19: MNLIQQLEQEEIARLNKDIPEFAPGDTVVVSVRVVEGSRSRLQAYEGVVIARRNRGLNSNFIVRKISSGEGVERTFQLYSPNVEKIEVKRRGDVRRAKLYYLRGLTGKAARIKEKLPARKG, translated from the coding sequence ATGAACTTGATCCAACAATTAGAGCAGGAAGAAATCGCTCGTTTGAACAAAGATATCCCCGAATTTGCTCCGGGTGACACCGTTGTGGTATCTGTACGCGTAGTAGAGGGTTCACGCAGCCGTCTGCAAGCCTACGAAGGTGTTGTTATCGCCCGCCGCAATCGTGGTCTGAACAGCAACTTCATCGTTCGCAAAATCTCTAGCGGCGAAGGCGTTGAGCGTACTTTCCAACTGTACTCTCCGAACGTAGAAAAAATCGAAGTTAAACGCCGTGGTGACGTACGTCGTGCCAAGTTGTACTACTTGCGTGGCCTGACCGGTAAAGCAGCCCGTATTAAAGAAAAACTGCCGGCTCGCAAAGGTTAA
- the rimM gene encoding ribosome maturation factor RimM (Essential for efficient processing of 16S rRNA) — protein sequence MTDTQQWVAMGYIKGVFGIKGWVKIAAGTEYTDSLLDYPEWRLNKDGRLLTVKVESGKAVNGELQVKLEGIDDRDAAFALRGYTIEVCRSEFAPAEEDEYYWADLVGMTVNNREGQTLGKVKNLMETGAHDVLVLEGEHGQKLIPFVSHYIDQVDSANGIIIADWGLDY from the coding sequence ATGACCGACACTCAACAATGGGTAGCCATGGGCTACATCAAAGGCGTATTCGGCATAAAAGGCTGGGTAAAAATAGCAGCCGGCACGGAATATACCGACAGCCTGCTGGACTACCCCGAGTGGCGGCTAAACAAAGACGGACGTCTTTTAACAGTCAAAGTCGAATCAGGCAAAGCAGTTAACGGCGAGCTTCAAGTAAAGCTTGAAGGCATAGATGATAGAGATGCGGCTTTCGCACTCAGAGGCTACACCATCGAAGTATGCCGCAGTGAGTTTGCCCCCGCCGAAGAAGACGAATATTATTGGGCCGATTTAGTCGGCATGACGGTAAATAACCGAGAAGGCCAAACCCTCGGCAAAGTAAAAAACCTAATGGAAACCGGTGCTCATGATGTATTGGTGCTTGAAGGTGAACATGGGCAAAAACTGATTCCGTTCGTTTCCCACTATATCGACCAAGTCGACAGTGCCAACGGCATTATTATTGCTGACTGGGGCTTGGATTATTAA
- a CDS encoding bifunctional acetate--CoA ligase family protein/GNAT family N-acetyltransferase, giving the protein MTTPHPLSKFFQPEHILLIGASERQYSLGERILSALLRGGFSGRITPINPRHKQIGGIKAFPNINRVPEYADTAWIVTMPDTYDAIFKACYKKQIPHIIVMQNWDNFNDSEWQLAQNAISRGKQAGLHIIALNTSGLTTPAARLHGSVYTVPFSKGDIALVGCHSEFSALINPILQQAGIGISHHVGLHPKLTPECSAGILDYLAEDKQTKLVIIEYQPAQNLRELFSALRHCARKKPLILHCNHYADTREQAILHHLAGRCGFLPTFTPEELFTAIHALSSNKLPASHLHLIANEACGWLQRRAEILDIDLRVSNDNRRPAARHNGYIGSNPSITHYRGLAHEHLESKHTHALLAVIAPTPDGAESGITTALAQLQNQSPKPLIISSPHARGLMQFSTSEQAMQAFHQHQRYHRFKQQLIQTAKPLPAYVKTPEIQAASTQTDIPEKWLKSLYLPEYNPATAPLSDGLNLILERNRYGFVLSAEKNHVSLAFLPPFNTMHADTLIHTFNLKRQQKNLYQWLHSLNEATDKLHTLQTLHINIGQQNTVTKLDFSSTLGRADNVLSPYPDQTSHIFTLKNGGSVFIRPIRPEDAEAEQQYVRNLSEKSRQTRFMAHIKELNPTMLANFCNLDYHREAAFAAEDENGILLGISRYSCNRFPESCEFGISVAENMHGQGLAYHLMQQILSHAATQGYRSMTAEILKSNVPMLKLAEKLGFHIRPSPHEGEICEAERPLLPPEHNTRRKHKQ; this is encoded by the coding sequence ATGACTACGCCTCACCCGCTTTCCAAATTTTTCCAGCCGGAACATATTCTTCTTATCGGTGCCAGCGAACGCCAATACAGCTTGGGTGAACGCATTCTTTCCGCCCTCTTGCGCGGCGGCTTTTCAGGGCGCATCACCCCTATCAACCCGCGCCATAAACAAATCGGCGGCATTAAAGCTTTCCCGAATATCAACAGAGTACCCGAATATGCCGATACCGCATGGATCGTTACCATGCCCGATACCTACGATGCCATATTCAAGGCCTGCTATAAAAAGCAGATTCCCCATATAATCGTTATGCAAAATTGGGATAATTTTAACGATAGCGAATGGCAACTGGCACAAAATGCCATCTCCCGCGGCAAACAAGCGGGGTTGCATATCATAGCCCTCAATACTTCCGGACTAACCACCCCTGCGGCTAGATTGCACGGCAGCGTATATACCGTACCTTTTAGTAAAGGCGATATTGCTCTAGTCGGCTGCCATAGTGAATTTTCCGCCCTTATCAATCCTATTTTGCAGCAAGCCGGGATAGGCATCTCACACCATGTCGGCCTGCACCCAAAACTAACGCCCGAATGCAGTGCCGGAATTCTCGACTATCTCGCTGAAGACAAACAAACCAAACTGGTTATCATTGAATACCAACCTGCCCAAAACCTACGCGAACTCTTCAGCGCCTTACGCCACTGCGCCCGCAAAAAACCGCTGATACTGCACTGCAACCATTATGCGGACACTCGCGAACAAGCCATTTTGCATCACCTTGCAGGCCGCTGCGGCTTTCTACCCACTTTCACTCCCGAAGAACTCTTCACTGCCATTCACGCCCTCTCCTCCAACAAACTACCTGCCAGCCACCTGCATCTGATTGCCAACGAAGCCTGCGGTTGGCTGCAACGGAGAGCAGAAATCCTTGATATCGACTTACGCGTCAGCAACGATAACCGCCGCCCTGCCGCACGTCACAACGGTTACATTGGTAGCAACCCAAGCATTACACACTACCGAGGCTTGGCTCATGAACACCTCGAAAGCAAACATACCCACGCCCTGTTGGCCGTAATCGCTCCCACGCCCGACGGTGCCGAGTCAGGCATTACCACCGCATTGGCACAACTGCAGAACCAATCGCCCAAACCACTGATTATCAGCAGTCCCCATGCCCGTGGCCTGATGCAGTTTTCCACTTCCGAACAAGCCATGCAAGCTTTCCACCAGCACCAACGCTACCACCGCTTCAAACAGCAGCTTATCCAAACCGCCAAACCACTGCCCGCTTATGTCAAAACACCCGAAATACAGGCAGCATCTACCCAAACGGATATACCTGAAAAATGGCTGAAATCCTTATATCTACCCGAATACAATCCCGCAACAGCACCCCTTTCAGACGGCCTGAACCTAATCCTGGAGCGTAACCGCTACGGTTTCGTTCTATCTGCAGAAAAAAACCACGTCTCGCTAGCCTTTTTGCCACCCTTCAATACCATGCATGCCGACACCCTCATCCACACTTTCAACCTCAAACGCCAACAAAAAAACCTTTACCAATGGTTGCACAGCCTCAACGAAGCGACCGATAAACTTCACACACTGCAAACCCTACATATCAATATCGGGCAACAAAACACCGTTACCAAGCTTGACTTTTCCTCCACACTCGGTCGAGCCGACAACGTGCTAAGCCCTTACCCTGATCAAACCAGCCATATTTTCACACTTAAAAACGGCGGCAGCGTATTCATCCGCCCCATCCGCCCCGAAGATGCCGAGGCAGAGCAACAATATGTACGCAACCTTTCGGAAAAAAGCCGTCAAACCCGCTTTATGGCACATATTAAAGAGCTCAATCCAACGATGCTGGCTAACTTCTGTAATCTCGATTACCACCGTGAAGCAGCGTTTGCAGCCGAAGATGAAAACGGTATTTTGCTGGGCATCAGCCGATATAGCTGCAATCGGTTTCCCGAAAGCTGCGAATTCGGTATCAGTGTCGCCGAAAACATGCACGGACAAGGACTAGCCTACCATCTGATGCAGCAAATCCTCAGCCATGCCGCCACACAGGGTTATCGCAGCATGACTGCGGAAATCCTCAAAAGCAACGTACCCATGCTCAAGCTGGCCGAAAAACTAGGCTTTCATATACGCCCCTCTCCCCACGAGGGCGAAATCTGCGAAGCCGAACGTCCGCTTTTGCCGCCTGAACACAACACCCGGCGCAAGCACAAACAATAA